A genome region from Macrobrachium rosenbergii isolate ZJJX-2024 chromosome 42, ASM4041242v1, whole genome shotgun sequence includes the following:
- the LOC136827861 gene encoding uncharacterized protein, producing the protein MKSPLKGGDKDSEHKIVPPGHLSGLNHSRNGPPNKPPCLICKRYGHVEADCRYKDSNQQGNNSRQPTSNRQSSSAPNSTPSSQHTTAGKSTYHRGPCRDCGASGYSSAEYPACPKHVVKPRHMNMISATASLAEPSERTHPERSLTIPTVELRVITPWSNKAHRLGVIKRIRHGVEFLLGRNILWGCPTPTPHCCLTASTSTSSATSSDRDTAFVTAVPPSAERNPPHSPARPSLQITPGTPRGLDLPGPPSALSDTNLLPVPLASTGQCQAPPILAGCSLPSVLPEPGPELVPVPDHEHDSDPPTRDPPNLTTVITAQCEPPTPDVSSSHTLPPAEDDPLDADAGSLPMTVVAAAEVGGQPVALEAGPDPAPDGTPGHSSESVSSSTPRNGLARHWRPPMKKKGQKKFT; encoded by the exons atgaaatcacccctgaaaggtggagacaaagattcagag cacaaaatagtgCCACCTGGACACCTCTCGGGCCTCAATCACTCACGGAATGGCCCGCCTAATAAACCTCCATGCCTCATCTGTAAACGGTATGGCCATGTCGAAGCAGATTGCCGCTATAAGgatagcaatcagcagggcaacaactctcggcagcctaccagcaaccgtcagtcctcctctgcgcctaattcaacaccgtcttcccagcacaccaCTGCCGGAAAATCAACATATCAccggggcccctgccgagactgtggagcttcaggataCTCTTCTGCTgagtatcctgcatgcccaaaacatgtggtcaagCCCAGGCACATGAACATGATTAGTGCCACCGCTTCCTTAGCTGAGCCgtcggagagaactcaccctgagagg TCCCTGACcatccccacagttgagctcagggtgattaccccttggagcaacaaggCGCATCGTCTTGGCGTTATCAAGCGaattaggcacggagtggagttcctgcttggtcgcaacatcctctggggatgtcccacccccacaccacacTGTTGCCTGACAGCTTCCACCAGCACATCCAGCGCCACAtcttcagatagggacacagcctttgtgacagctgtgccaccgtcagccgaACGTAATCCACCACATTCACCTGCTAGGCCTAGTCTGCAG atcacgccagggacaccgaggggtctcGATctcccgggtcccccttcagctttgtctgacaccaatttgctgccagtgccacttgcgagcactggtcagtgccaagctccacccatcttggctggatgctccctaCCAAGCGTACTTCCCGAGCCTGGCCcggagttagtgccagtgccggaccaCGAACATGACTCGGATCCTCCAACGagagatccaccaaatctcacaaCTGTGATCACCGCACAGTGCGAACCTCcaacccctgatgtttcttcttcccacactcttccacctgctgaggacgaccctctg gacgcagacgctggttctcttcccatgacggttgtcgcagcagctgaagtaggaggccagcccgtagccctTGAGGCTggccctgatcctgctcctgacggcactcctggccattcttcagagtcagtatcctcatcgacccctaggaatggcctagccagacacTGGAGGCCCCCaatgaagaagaaggggcagaagaaattcacttag